The genomic region cacagggtcactaagagtcggacacgactgaacaacttcactttcacttttcactttcatgcattggagaaggaaatggcaacccactctaatgttcttgtctggagaatcccagggacagcggagcctggtgggctgccgtctatggggtcacacagagtgggatacgactgaagcgactcagcagcagcagcatatgtgcaTTATACAGTTGTATGCACTGTGCGCTCTACAAGAATACCAGATTTAAGGGGGTGCCACTCAGATcatggagcagtggtaaagactttgcctgccaatgcaggagacacaagagacatggttttgatccctgggttgggaagatcccctggagggggaaatcgcaacccactccagtattcttgccgggaaaatcccacggacagaggagccttgtgggctacagtccatgggcttgtaaagagttggacacaactgagcaattgagcgaACACAAGCACACATTCAGATCATAAGcaccactgaactgtatattcATTAAGACAGTTTTCCAGCTCAGGTATCATTGAGAAAAAGACTCCTTTTCTAGTCCTCCAAAGGAGCTCTCTGGATCTCTGGACTAGCAGCTGCCCTGGCCAGCCCACATTCTACTGAACACCATAAAATGCACCCACATCCCACATGGACTATTTTATCTACAAGGATGACAGCTGAGAAGCATTTATCAGTGGACTATCTAAGCCTATATCTACTTCCATATTGAGTAGCTCTCTTCATATTTTGAagcaaataaagacattttccacAATGAAACTTTATTATGTGCCTTCAAAGAATCCCTAAtgataataaacatgaaaaactaTGTGTTTAGACATAGAAAACATACTTACTAAAGGGAAACAGGGtgggggaggataaattaggagtactcttgcctgcaaaatcccatggatggaggagcctggtgggctgcggtccatggggttgctaagggtcggacatgactgagcaacttcactttcatgcattggagaaggaaatggcaacccactccagtgttcttgcctggagaatcccagggacggggcaccctggtgggctgccgtctatggggtcgcagagtcggacacgactgaagcgacttagcagcagcagcagaaacaaactactacatataaaatagacaaacaaggtcctactgtgtagcacagggaactagactTAACATCGTGTAatagaccataatggaaaagaatatgaaatagaatatgcatatattatacaaataaatcactttgctgtatacctgaaactaacacaacattgtaaatcaactatacttcaataaaaatttttttaaaaaggaaaaaaaaaagacatatcatTGCAATGTGTGGGCTTTATTTGGATCatagtttttttggttttttaatgaaaaaaataaatgtatgttactgtgcttgcatgctcagtcactaagttgtgtcagaatctttgtgatcccatggactacagcctgccaggctcctttgtccatgggattttccaggcaagaatactggagtgggttgctatttccttcttgaggggatctttccaacccagggatcgaaccctcgtctcctgcttggcaggcggattctctactgctatgccacctgagaagcccatatgtTACTTTAGAGCCGAACAAAAATTTGAACACAAGATATTTGATATTATGagactgttaatttttttaaggtgGAATAATGGtactgaggttaaaaaaaatccttatctTTTAAGACAAATATTTATGGGTATAATTTTACCCATAAAACTATAAGCTTggatttacttaaaaataatacaggGAAGTGGAGAAGTGAATGGAATAGGACTAGCTTTGAGTTGCTGGTTATTTATGTTGGGTAGGTGGAGTTTATTATATCAATATAATTTTCTGTACTTTATCTGTGTTCAaagttctttaaaacaaaaaaaatccaaaataacgAGTGGATGTGTAATTCTTTCAGCCAGCCTTTGAAGGAGCTACTGTCAGGAAGGAGGAGAATATATGTAGTAAGAGCTGGATTATAGGGTCAGGCCACCTGGGCTTGGATTCCCTCTCTGACACTTACAAGGTACAAGATTTTTGagtccttgagcctcagtttcattatCATTAAAATGGACAAGGCAATAATAGCACACACATCAAAGCATGTTTGTGAGGATTCAATTAGCTAATCGGTGAAACTCAGTGTTTAATAATTGTTAAGTGCTTGATAAATATAAGCTAAAATCATTAATATTATTCCCAGTTGACAACTGGGAcacagagaagtgaagtaacATGTTTAAGTTCACGCCACTGACAAGGGGCAAGTCAGCATTTATTTAGCTTTCTTGGACATTCAAGAGCTCCCATCTCACATGCCCTCTGGGGGCTAGCTGTCCACTGCCCAGCTCACCTGGCTGGTGTGATCCGcacccatgtgcagcaacatctTGACGCAAGCCAGCCTGTCCTGGGCCTGGGTACTCAGTACTGGGGGATATAGGTCAGGTGGGTGCATAGCCACGTTGAGGGCCAGGATGGCTGTGTGGAGTGGGGTGAGGCCTGCAGAGCAGAGACAGTGAGGACTCTATATCTGGAGCACTCCCCTGACCCAGCCCCACCTGCCACAACACCCTGCCCACCATTCAACTTACCCTCAAAGTCTCTGGCTTCTATGTCAACTCGAACCCCTGAGTTAATTACAGCctggaggagaaggcagagaGCTGGCTTAGAGTCTCTCCAGGCCATGTAGCCCTGAAACTCAGGATCTAGGCAATCTAGCCCATCCCATTCATCCCATCTGCCAAACAGACATACCGAGAGGACTCTTGGGAGCCCATACGTAGCGGCCACGTGTAAGACAGAACGTCCTTGATGGTCAGTGGCGTTGGGTTCCGCTCCCAGGTTCAGTAGATCCTCCACAATCAGGGGTTGGttggcagcagcagccaccagAAGAGGGGTCTGCAGGTGTCAGGAAAGGTCAGTCTGGGCCCCCCATCCTCTACCCTCTGGAAACCAGGGACCCAGGCCCTCAGCCCTTTTGTCCTCAGATCCAGGAGACCACGCCTCCAGCCCTCACCTTGCCCTTATGCTCACGAATGTCTAGATGTCTGTATGCTTGGAGCATCTCAGCTGCGGCGTATGCTGCCCAGCGCAACCCCCGCGCAGCAAACAGGTGCAGGAGCCTAGGGACAGGTGGGGGGCAGCAATGAGCACAGCACCCCAACTAAGCAGGGAGCCCGCAGACTCCACTCCCCTGTACTCACGTGTCTCCCTCCTCATCCTGCGCCAGCAGCTTTTGGGGCCCTAGAGCCAGCATGTGAGCACGGGCGGTGTCCAGGGATGGTCCAGTGACCACAGGAGGCAACTGTGGAGGTCCTGAGGGGAGCCCagaagccctccaggatcctgCCTGTGGCAGGGAAGGGTCTGCATAGAGCCGAGTGTCCAGGGGGTCCTGAAGGGTACAGAGGGTGGGGAGAGCCAGTCAGCTGAGAATTCCCTCTTTccaccacacacatatacatacagagtGCTAGGCAGAGTGGCTGGATGTTCCATCTGCGGCCAGTAACCCTGGACCTTTGGGCCTCGGTTTTGCCCATCTGAGGAATGGGCTCCTGACCCAGACATCTCAGAATGCTGTGCTGCATAAGGGCAACTGGGCATCTCAGGGACCCTTCAGCATCCAGTTCCCATTGTCAGTCTCACCTCCATCCCTAGGGGAAATGAACACGGCCGCCCTGGGTCCGAGGGTGAGTAGAAGTCAGGAGTCAGAAAACTttcagcagcagaagcaggataAGAGTAGAGGCTGTCCGTGTAGGCAGCATGCTTGTTGGGGTCCCAGTCTACAAAGCCAGTGGGGGGTGCCAGGCTGCCAAGTCCAGAACCCACAGTCTCCTGGTGTGCTGGGAAGTGAGTATGGCCTGTGtgtgagaggaggaggagaggcaggCCTGGTTACCAGAGCCAGGGAAGTAGCAGCCCAGACAGGAGCTGTATGGGGGCCCAGCGTCCCCAGGATACAGAAAGCTAGTACTTCTGGGGCACCAAAGGGCTGGAGGTTTGGACTGTGGGAGCCTAAATGCCTGAACACTGAATGAGGGCCTAGACTCCAGGCTGGGAGCCTGGACTCCAGGACTACGTGCATAAACTACTGAGCTCCAGAGAATCTGGGAGATGAAACTTCTACCAGGTCTCAGCAAGAATGAGGGCCTAACACCTAAGTTCTGGAAAGTTCTAAGAGCAGGGATGTTTGAGTCCCTGGGGGAACCAAGTGAGTTTCCAGACTTACCAGCTTCACCCTCATTCACAGATGAAGTCAGGGGCTGGGCCAAGGGAGGTGGGAACTGTCCCTGCAGAGGCCGAAACGAAAAGAAACAAGGGGGAATTTATCCAGCAGACTTTTCGGTACCCATTCCCCACCTACAAGGCATCTAAGTCAGGACTACATCTCTCGTCAGCCCTGAGGGCCCTTGCCCACCAGGACATGACCTCATGGGAGTTGTAGTTTATAGGGCGTCCTGGGGCTCACCGGTAGCGCACAGGCGTCTGGCTGCTGCTGGCGGCGCCTCTGTTCTTCTAGCAGCTTCTTCACCGTCTGTGACGGGCAATGGCTGCGCTCATTCCGGCTCActgaggggtgaggagggagggaagttATCAGGGGTCTTTAAGTCACCCAAGGGCGCGGGGGAGTGGATCTGAACATCCTCCTCGCCCTCCCGCGCGGAAAAAACTGGCACACTGCTGTCGCCTGAGAACTCCAAAGCCAATCTAAGATTTCGGGTGCAGCGCCGCAGCCGCCTCCGCCGTTTCCTTCCTTTTGCTCCGCACTTTCCCCTCTGACCCAACTTTCCACCAGCGTCGTGGAAACTAAGGAAGGGGGTGGAGGGCGCCCTCTGCAGCCCCCCTCCCTCTGACCGCCACTTCCGTGAAAAATcccaccgcaccccacccccagatCTCTCAGTCCTGAGGAATTCGGGGGGATGCCGGGCTTCCCTTCACAGAGACGCACATGCAGGTTCCCAAATCTCTCTGCCCTAGAAGCTGCCCTGATACTTTTCCTCGGGAAACCAGATATCCGAGTCCCCAGCCTCTCTCCCTGAGGAACCACGAAGTCGACAGCCCCTTGGCTCTTCAGGGATCCAAAAGTTGGGACCTTGCCCCCTTCTTCAGACGCAGGTGTCTAAACCCCACCCCACAGGAGTCTGGGAGACTCTCAACTGCTACCCCAGGACCCACGAGTCCGGGCCTCAGCCTACTCCCCTCTAGGACCTGGGAGTCCCAGTTTCCAGACTCCTTGTTCACGCGACCCCAGAAGCCTGGGCCCTCGGCCCTCACCCGGCTCGGGCGGAAAAAGGGTTAAGCGCGGGAGGGCGGACTCGGAAACAGCCCAGACGCGACGCGCTGACGTCACGGCGCACACGCAAGGGAATCTTCCACCTCCCGCTTCCTCTCTACCCCATACACCAGGTGTCCGGCTCCGAAACGCAATGCGTGGCCAAGCGTGGCGCTCGTAGAATCCCCGCACATGGGGAATTCCTGCTCAGCCCAGGGACCCGGGCCGGGTGGCGATTCGGGAAATCCCAGGGTGGGAGCAGGGTCACGGGCCGAGAGCATCCCTGCAGCCAAGCCTCGGACCTTGCCTATCCAGACCTTGGCCAATTTCAAACGCCCCCAAGGACTCAATCCAGCCTCTTCTAGAGTATGGCGGCTGGGTCGCCAGCCCCTCCTTCTAGGACCCAGGCAGGGCTCGGGGTTCCCAGCACTTTCACTCCCAGAACCTAAGATTCCGGATCCCCAGTCCTTTAGCTCTCCAGACACGGAACCCAGAATCCCAGCCGCTCCGGCATCACGACCCAGGACTCTGCACCCTCTGCCCCCTGCACACGTTGGGTTCTCACTCTCAGCTTGATGCTAGACCCTTCACTCTTGATGTCCATCTCCGTCCCTCAGAACCTCAGGAGTCCGTTCCCCAGCCCCTCTCTTAGGGGCCGAGCGTACTtcacctccccgccccccagtTACCTCGGGGATTCCGTGGTGCTGATTGCGGGCCCCCAGGGCCCCGGCCTCGGCGCTGCGCCAGCCTCGCTGCTTCCCCGCGGAGCCGCCGCCGGGTCCCCGATCTTGGGCCGGGTCCCCCCGCGAGTTTTTAAACGGAGGTTCTGGCCCCGCCCAGTCCTGGGCAGGGCCCCTCCCACAAGGCCGGGAGTCCCCGCGGTGCGCTCGAGCGAATCTGGTGTCTGAATGGGCGGGCTCATTTGAAGGCCCGACTCCGAAGTCAACTGGGAAAGAGGAATTGGGAACCCTATCTTTGGTCTGAGGGAGAAGGTTCCTGGGGTGGCGGACTCCTGAAGGAGGAGGGAACTGGGGACCCGAATTCCTGGATCTTTGTCCAAGTGGATGTTGGAGGCCTTGACTTCAAGGCCCTGGGCTGGTGGAGGGTTGGAGGACGCTGCCAGTAATACCAGGTCCAGGGAGAAGGGGGCTGGGGTTCTGGACTCCTTGGTCTCAAGGGAGGAAAGGTCTATAGGTAGAGTGATATAGGTGGACTCAAATTTCCCCTCTTCCCCACATCACCTTCTTTTTCAGAGGCCAGTTCTCATTTGTTCATTCGTcgttaaaaagaatttttttgtgCAAGGGAGGCACTTTGCTGGGTGCTGTGGTGTAGCTGTGAAccaagcaggcaggaattcccaGCCCTAGAGCAGACTGTCATTCCAGTGGGAGGCTCGTTTCTCAGTTCCCATCTTGGTGACCATGTAAATCACATTTCTCCCCTGCGTTCAAGACTGTGCTCTCCTAATTCTCCTCCCTCACTTGCTGCTCCTTCCGTTTTCCTGCCTGTTTACTCCTCTTCACCCTTTCTTGGTGCTGGGGGAGGTAGTGTTGCTCCTCTGTCTCTACTCACTTCCTTGATGATCTCATCCAGTCTTATGGCTTTAAATACCATCCATGAGCCATCAGTCCCCAAATTTACATCTCCAGACCAGACATCCGTGAACTCAAAAGAGGCCGCTGTGGTCATTCAGCTTCTCCACAGGGAGCTCTATCAGGCATTTCCAACTCAGTTTGCCAAACCTGGGCACTTTTTCATCTAAACCTGCTTCCCCTCCTTCTCCATCCTGTCAAAGGATTCTCTGTCCTTCTTAGTTGCTCAGACCAGAATCTTCGGTCATCCTGGAtccctctctctcatacacactcaTATCCACTCCATCAGCAAGTTTTGTCGTCTCTACTTTAAAAATCTTGCCAGAATCTCCCCAGTGCCCACACCCTGGTCTACCTGTCACGTCTCACCTGGACAATCATAGCAGCCTCACTGGTCTCTCTGACCCTCCCCCTGGTTTGTCCCTGAAGGCAGTCAGAGGGATCCAtcacctctccccctcccacacagacacacaggaagCAGGTGGCCTTGTCACCAGCAGGGTGACATCCGCTATTGCTGCCTCTCCACTCCCCCATTGTTCCTCAGGACTTCTCTGGACCTAAGCCCTTTGAGAGGTCccttccagcccccagcccaccaTGGTCCCGCCAGGCAACATCCTgttcctgcttttgctcccaggtgatgccagtggtTACGGGGGCTGGAGGAGGTGGTGTTAGAGTTTTGTGAACAGGACAGTTTGGGGTGGCATCTGAAGGGAGGGGTGCTGAGGGCGGGTCCTTCTCTCAGTGCCCTGTCCTTTCCAGAAATAAACTTCTGGGCCGCTTCTTTGGGAAGGGAAGCTGAATTTGGATGGCTGCCTGTCCACCCCCTTCTATTGCTGGGTCTCTGCCTCTACTTCTGATTTCCTgtctctctctgggtctctg from Bos javanicus breed banteng chromosome 18, ARS-OSU_banteng_1.0, whole genome shotgun sequence harbors:
- the NFKBID gene encoding NF-kappa-B inhibitor delta isoform X2; translated protein: MEDPLDTRLYADPSLPQAGSWRASGLPSGPPQLPPVVTGPSLDTARAHMLALGPQKLLAQDEEGDTLLHLFAARGLRWAAYAAAEMLQAYRHLDIREHKGKTPLLVAAAANQPLIVEDLLNLGAEPNATDHQGRSVLHVAATYGLPRVLSAVINSGVRVDIEARDFEGLTPLHTAILALNVAMHPPDLYPPVLSTQAQDRLACVKMLLHMGADHTSQEIKSNKTVLHLAVQAANPTLVQLLLALPRGDPRAFVNMKAHGNTALHMAAALPPGPAQEAIVRCLLAAGADPTLRNLENEQPVHLLRPGPGPEGLRQLLKRSRVAPPGLSS
- the NFKBID gene encoding NF-kappa-B inhibitor delta isoform X1; protein product: MRVKLDPLDTRLYADPSLPQAGSWRASGLPSGPPQLPPVVTGPSLDTARAHMLALGPQKLLAQDEEGDTLLHLFAARGLRWAAYAAAEMLQAYRHLDIREHKGKTPLLVAAAANQPLIVEDLLNLGAEPNATDHQGRSVLHVAATYGLPRVLSAVINSGVRVDIEARDFEGLTPLHTAILALNVAMHPPDLYPPVLSTQAQDRLACVKMLLHMGADHTSQEIKSNKTVLHLAVQAANPTLVQLLLALPRGDPRAFVNMKAHGNTALHMAAALPPGPAQEAIVRCLLAAGADPTLRNLENEQPVHLLRPGPGPEGLRQLLKRSRVAPPGLSS